From one Triticum urartu cultivar G1812 chromosome 3, Tu2.1, whole genome shotgun sequence genomic stretch:
- the LOC125546848 gene encoding WAS/WASL-interacting protein family member 1-like has translation MPLRALTCGPNSLRAHLSVAECHPLPRTPLTHHTPLLPLSSSPPHTTPPPLPLSPPPDWTAAAYGGRPRRDLKPLLLAFVDDHLLPPLLLAFVNDHLLPQLLIASLLAFPSLVATVIPTTAILTHHRRPHPPPTSSPPSPSPRLHPPYPLVSIRRACVPARACLDSIQHLPPSLPRPRLPPSSQRRSGGGQIRHRHSGSSGSTPSSSWIRASSRGLICLRGCATGFYYVAQSSVGARDTPSGAPPSATSSATPRRRATLTSSPSPRRSRTARTGRSARWRATLASPASIDEMEIGCTTVATGRRWWTRSAGGRRWWTESQGPDIPARGLDRSCPTSLTRTMRLWSLGGS, from the exons ATGCCGTTGAGGgcgctgacatgtgggcctaatTCCTTGcgggcccacctgtcagttgCCGAATGCCACCCTCTCCCCCGCACACCACTCACCCACCACACACCactcctccccctctcctcctctcccccgcacaccactcctccccctctccccctctcccctccacCCGATTGGACCGCCGCCGCCTACGGCGGCCGACCCCGCCGCGACCTCAAGCCGCTCCTCCTCGCCTTCGTCGAcgaccacctgctcccgccgcTCCTCCTCGCCTTCGTCAACGACCACCTGCTCCCGCAGCTCCTAATCGCCTCGCTCCTCGCCTTCCCCTCCCTTGTCGCGACCGTGATTCCCACCACCGCCATCCTCACCCACCACCGCCGCCCCCACCCACCGCCGACCTCGTCTCCGCCATCCCCCTCCCCTCGCCTTCATCCCCCATATCCACTAGTCTCGATTCGGCGTGCGTGCGTGCCGGCGCGGGCGTGCCTCGATTCGATCCAGCAccttcctccctccctcccacgaCCACGCCTTCCTCCCTCGAGTCAGAGAAGGTCCGGCGGCGGCCAGATCCGCCACCGCCACAGCGGGTCTTCCGGATCCACACCGTCATCGAGCTGGATTCGCGCCTCGTCGCGCGGCCTCATCTGCCTCCGCGGCTGCGCCACGGGCTTCTACTACGTCGCCCAGTCTAGCGTTGGTGCACGGGACACGCCTTCTGGCGCACCTCCATCAGCCACATCCTCTGCTACACCTCGGAGACGAGCTACGTTGACCTCATCCCCGAGCCCCAGGAGGTCGAGGACCGCAAGGACCGGGAGATCGGCAAGATGGAGGGCAACTTTAGCATCACCTGCGTCGATCGACGAGATGGAGATTGGCTGCACCACGGTGGCGACGGGCCGACGCTGGTGGACTAGGAGCGCAGGTGGCCGACGCTGGTGGACCGAGAGCCAAGGGCCTGACATACCTGCACGAGGACT AGACCGGTCCTGTCCGACGAGCCTGACGAGGACGATGAGACTCTGGTCTCTTGG GGGGAGCTAG